atttagaacttttttttttaaactacaaCGAAATGAAAAGTCGCTGTAAAGAAGATGAACacctattaataataaatacataaaccAGTAACCAACTTGAATAATCTAAATTACCAATAAAACTTAatcgatattaaataaaagtaattattacaacatatatttgtaattcAACGGAAATTatcttgtaattttattaagtgttTTAGaattaatgttatttttcattttcatagaaaattATACTCCACTGTataaaattaagataaaaaatttattattgttggactcataaagaaaaatcttttttaattgaactaaTTTAATAGTTTGAATCATCAAATAACGAATTGTTTAactacatataatttttttattgacagaCATTCACAGCATGGTGCAATTCGCATCTTCGAAAAGCTGGTACATCGATAGATTCAATCGAAGACGATTTCAGGAATGGCTTAAAACTTATGTTGTTATTAGAAGTAATTTCGGGTGAGACATTACCAAGACCCGATCGCGGAAAAATGCGCTTCCATAAAATTGCCAATGTTAATAAAGCTTTAGATTATATTGCTAGTAAAGGTGTAAAATTAGTATCCATTGGAGCAGaaggtaaatttgaaaaataaaatagtcattatagataaatattttaattggtaTTTGTAATATTACAGAAATCGTTGATGGAAATTTAAAGATGACTTTGGGTATGATTTGGACGATAATTCTTCGTTTTGCAATTCAGGATATTTCTGTAGAAGAAATGACTGCCAAGGAAGGTTTACTATTATGGTGTCAACGAAAAACAGCTCCTTACAAGAATGTCAATGTTCAAAACTTCCATTTATCATTCAAAGATGGTCTTGCTTTTTGTGCTCTTATTCATCGTCATCGTCCAGATCTTATTGATTATAATCGATTAAGTAAAGATAATCCATTGGAGAATCTTAATACAGCGTTTGATGTTGCTGAAAAGTATCTTGATATCCCACGCATGTTAGATCCAGATGGTAatacataaacatatatatattttttttaaatatatttaatcataattatttatattattattattattattattattattattattattattattattattgttataaatattcgaagatcgattttaatttattacggtCAATAGATTTAATCAACACTCCTAAACCGGATGAAAGAGCCATCATGACTTACGTATCCTGCTACTACCACGCTTTTCAAGGTGCTCAGCAGGTCAGCGGAGAGTCGTGTGTCATGCCCACTTACcctatgatttatttttctaattactaatttaatcATAcgattgtttaaaattatttttttttttaacttcgtTTATTAACATTTGCCATTAACATTATATACTTAAtcgatacatatatattttaacaaagCATGgtgtttggtttttttttcgaatgtgattttttttttatagacatgCGAAGTACGGCAATGCCGGACGAAAGAGCTGTGATGACCTACGTTTCCTCATACTACCATTGTTTCAGTGGAGCACAAAAGGTGTGTGTTGTGTGAGTGATATTTACATAACTTGAAATGCTtattaaattaagtaattaattaattaattaataacaagcgAAACTGCATGAagcatgaaaaattaattaataataaatataattacgtaaattataaaaaaataaaacatagaataatttttaggCTGAAACTGCAGCAAATAGAATTTGCAAAGTGTTGAAAGTTAATCAAGAAAATGAACGTTTGATGGAAGAATACGAAAGATTAGCTTCTGATCTTTTAGAATGGATTCGAAGAACTATGCCTTGGTTAGCTAGTCGACAAACTGACAATTCTCTAGCAGGTTGTCAAAAAAAACTCGAAGAATATAGAACTTATCGTCGTAAACACAAGCCTCCACGTGTTGAACAAAAAGCTAAACTTGAAACAAATTTCAATACACTTCAAACAAAACTACGACTAAGCAATCGACCAGCATACATGCCTACCGAAGGCAAAATGGTTTCGGATATTAATAAAGCTTGGAAAGGTCTTGAGTTAGCCGAAAAAGCTTTTGAAGAATGGCTATTGTCTGAAATGATGCGTTTAGAACGTTTGGAGCATTTAGCACAAAAGTTTAAACATAAAGCTGATGCACATGAAGATTGGACAACAGGTAAAGAAGAGATGTTAACATCTCAGCACTTCCGTCAGTGCAAGCTCAATGAACTTAAAGCGTTAAAGAAGAAGCATGAAGCTTTTGAATCTGATCTGGCTGCCCATCAAGATCGTGTTGAACAAATTGCGGCTATTGCTCAGGAACTCAAGTAAATattgatcaattttttcaatttataaattaaatatgtttttttttttaataatttttttttttcttgtagcACATTAGAGTACCATGACAGCGCTTCCGTAAATAGTAGGTGCCAGCGTATCTGTGATCAATGGGATCGTTTAGGAACTTTAACACAACGTAGACGTCAAGCTCTTGATGAAGCTGAACgaattcttgaaaaaatcgacGTACTTCATTTAGAATTCGCAAAACGTGCTGCGGTAtgttcaatatttataaatatatttatgataaattattgtattaataattattattttatagccATTTAATAATTGGTTGGATGGAACAAGGGAAGATTTAGTTGATATGTTTATCGTTCATACAATGGAAGAAATTCAAGGCTTAATGGACGCTCATGCGGCATTCAAGGCTACTCTTGGTGAAGCCGATAAAGAGTATAACTCGATTGTGGGTCTAGTTCGTGAAGTTGAATCTATTGTCAAACAATTCCAGATTCCTGGTGGACTTGAAAATCCATACACAACACTTACAGCTTTAGATCTTACGAAAAAATGGAGTGATGTAAGGCAGCTAGTGCCACAACGTGATGGTACACTTCAAGCAGAATTACGTAAACAGCAAAATAATGAACTTCTCCGAAGGCAATTTGCTGAAAAAGCTAATGCCGTTGGACCATGGATTGAACGACAGCTTGATGCAGTCACTGCTATTGGTCTCGGACTTCAAGGTACACTTGAAGATCAATTACATCGTCTCAAAGAATATGAACAAGCAGTTTATCAATACAAAGCACATCTTGAAGAACTTGAAAAGATTCATCAAGCTGTTCAAGAAGGAATGATTTTCGAGAATCGGTACACGCAATACACAATGGAAACATTACGTGTTGGGTGGGAACAGTTATTGACGTCTATTAACCGTAATATCAATGAAGTTGAAAACCAAATTCTTACCCGTGATTCCAAGGGTATTACACAAGAACAATTGAATGAATTTCGCAGTAGTTTCAATCATTTCGATAAGAATCGAACTGGTCGATTGGCTCCTGAAGAATTTAAATCGTGCCTTGTATCCCTTGGTTACTCAATTGGTAAAGATCGTCAAGGTGACATTGATTTCCAACGTATTCTTGCAATCGTTGATCCTAACAGTTCAGGATATGTTCAATTTGATGCCTTCCTTGATTTTATGACGCGCGAATCCACAGATACTGACACTGCGGAACAAGTTATTGACAGCTTCCGTATACTTGCTGGTGAcaaggtaattattattataatcaattgtattatttatatttttaatatattttacattcacatgaattttatttttttttagccataCATTTTGGCTGATGAATTGAGGAGAGAATTACCACCTGATCAAGCTGAATACTGTATTCAGCGAATGCCACCTTTCAAAGGACCTAATGCTCAGCCTGGTGCCCTTGATTATCGCTCATTCTCAACGGCTCTATATGGGGAATCagatctttaaaattttaatcattttaataataataataataataataataataataatataatcgtAAGATCGTTTTATGATCTTTGAATGTCAGAAATACAACAAAATGTTTTACAACTAATCATTATCCGTGACTGACAACaagaaatttattagaaatgtAAAATCATTACAGTTTTTACCGCTTACATGTACATTCAATGAATACAAAGCTTCCAACATACGCCCCGAAATAATGGTGTGATAAACAaaactataattaatatatatttttagtcaaTAAATAACGAGCGCTACTTTTTAAGGCATTAAATTTGTTTGCCATATATTTTTAGCCAATTAATAATCGATTGGCTTTTAAAACTTTACTTTGAtgaatttttcgtaaaaaaaaatctacttgttattttttattattatttttttttttttattatagtttttattttgaaaatttttctttattttatttatttatttattattattattttttttccgattttttgAAGTCTAATAAGAAAAGTGCTTGTAGACTTGATGAAGTAGATAATCGATAATAATCATTAAGATAATCATGCaaactatatatgtatatatatatatatatatatatatatatatatatatatatatatatatatatatatatatataaactaatatcaaactattataaaatataataaatttcacatATCGATTATCGAGAATACAGAGCTTTTGCTCGCGATCAAAATACGATAACTATTTGACAAAAAACAATGCGCGGCCCAACGAAGTAAACGAATGAATTGAATTCAAAGATAAATGTAATAACTAGCCActaataaaatgtattttattaaccTTATATATTAAGATAATTAGACGCACTTGATGCGGTTAcaaaagaagtaaaaaaaaaaagagagaaacaaatttatttatttatttatttgtcttatcaatataatgataacgaaacgtaatagagaaaaaaataatttttttctcagactatttatttttataaatatcttaGATGCAACGTCATAACGTATATATCAATgtcaaaatcaaatttttaaaaattattatctttgtacaataaatgatttttaattaagtgaaaaaattaaaaaaaaaaatttttcaattaaatattttaaaaataaaaccgaaTAAAAACGAATTTATCATGATATTAATCATCTATTATGTGTATCATATATTACAATCGAtacaaatgagagtaataaattatttatattttgtttggCTTATTTAGGCTTGACGCTTTCTtcttattatttgaaaaatctttaatgatatataataattatatatattatttttaattttattacgtacTATCTTGTTcgcttttatttaatttataggaaAATAGGACAACGCTGAATCATGCGAAAAGATTATACCATACATAAaatctggaattttttttttttttaaatatgtattgaaAAATCAACCATAACATGCATACGCACGCACAATCACattattgtcatttatttAAGTGTACGATAACATTGTAATTATATCTAACTCTATCTCATATgaacaattatttttcgttAGGCTCATTAATAAACTCtatatcacaaaaataatGCAATATAAGAAAATGTCATTGTATTTCGAGCGAAAAAGACTTTGAGGAATaaacgaataataaaaaatttaagtattggatatatatttatttattaatgcgtTTCcttataagaataaaaatacaaataagcataaggaaattttttaatatcattcaTCCATATTTAACATAGagaaattttagtaaattacTATATTTAGTAAACGAAAATTTTACGAGTTTCAAtatagaattgaaaaagacAAAAACAATGCAAAATccagaataaaattatattttattagcgtcctttcaatttggtttttttcgatCCCAAAACTTTTTGCTGTCTGTGAGTTTTtcgagttataaaattatgttcaaaaatcagaattacttaaaaaaaaaaacttttttttcattgtagTCATTCAcggtatcaataaaaaatttatcgaattaaatatttttttatctcgtattttataaataactggtcaaattgtttaaataaatttagttttttttttctaaaattttatttttcaataactaacaGCCACATTATTGATAAATCACACCACCTCAAATTTAATCTCGATCTAGATACATGGTTACTAAAACAATTACTGTATCTCCAAGTAGGGTATAACAGTCACTTTGGATTTTCTAACGTCTAAATAAATagcagataaaaaatttttcaaaactttttttttaaataaactctttttttcatataacttACACTTAAAGAGtgtaaaattgtttaaaacatatcatttaaaaatatgttatgttgacatataaatttttaaataaattttgtaactcTAGCCTCTAGCGCCACCTGATTTATCATTGCCTGAAAGCGAATTAAACTTCCGAGTTTTGCGCAGCAGTCAAGTACTGTTGTGtgtgattataataattatatattttccaaGTTTTGTTATAACATCAAATCAAGTGTCGTCGTACctggtaataataaaatagatgcaattaaaagtttatttgtgtaacaaatacattttttatcaaaaatctatttttgtatgtaaattcataaatatatacatactacatatatatatatatatatatatatatatatatatatatatatatatatatatatatatatatatatatatatatatatatatatatatatttatatatatatatttatatataatcttaattttaaagagtaaaaatattttgacggAATAATGAGCGCTTTGGAACACTACAGTAGAGATCAACCTTCATGGAAAGGATGTAAAACAGATTCAAATAGTCCTGCTATCATGCAAAGCTTGGATAGTTTATCAACTAGTAATAAAGACATTTATAACTTACCTTATAGTTGTCCATCAAATTATGGagatttatcaattaatgGAATGTCACCTTTAAATGAaactattgataaaaattattcaaatttttccgaaatttcaaatagttttttattaattgacgAAAAAGAATATCTGAAAGTGACGAATCTCGaagaatttattgaaaaacttggttttactgaaaaaaatttaaaaataaaagttgtatcTATTTTCGGAAATACTGGAGACGGTAAATCACACACATTAaatcaaacattttttaatggcAAAGAAGTATTTAAAACTTCAAGTGAACAAAATTCTTGTACTATGGGAGTTTGGGCAGCATTTGATCCACGACTTGGAGTTATTTGTTTAGATACAGAAGGACTTTTGGGTGTAACTGTTCATGAAAATGAACGAACACGATTATTACTTAAAGTACTTGCTGTTTCTGATATTGTTATTTATCGTACAAGATCTGAGAGATTACACATGGATTTATTCACATTTCTTGGTGCTGCATCAAGAGCTTATAGTTTACATTTTCAAAGCGCCCTACAAGCTTTAAGTAGAAGAGAAGGAACAATGAATACTTCTCGTACACTTGGTccaagtattattttatttcatgaaACCCGTCACACTCGTATCTTAACaaacagtattaaaatttttcaattataattttataagtttagaaaaaattatatacttgaaatataacaacaataataatatatttttattacagataCATCAGAGAGTCCCGAAGATATTTTACGAAATCGTTTTACTCAAATGAGATTGGAAATTGATGCTTTcagttcaataaaatatattggtGTACAAACGTTGAATCCACCAACAAATTACAATCCTCTTCGTATtgctattaaaaatgaattatacaATACGACTGTAAGATCCGCAAGAAAACCCCACCATGTGTACAATACTCTAAgaatattaaatgataaattttctggagaacttgaaaataatttaaatcatctATTTTCTGATCAGTACTTTACTTGTCAAATAAGATGTCGCAGCTGTGATTGCAGATGTCGAAATAGTATGGGACACCTTCGTGAGGGTATTCCTCATTGTAGTGAAACTAGgttaatataattatgattattataattttaaaaatcttttaattttgtacTACTTTTTCACAGATGTCGTTATCAACATCAGTATGAAAATTTGGTatatatttgcaaaaaatgtCATGCAAATGGTAATGAAGTTATAGTAACAAGTCGTACATTGCCTCAAAATGACAATAGTTGGTATGGATTAGCAAAGTATGCATGGTCTGGTTATGTTATTGAATGCCCACGTTGTGGTGAAATATATCGTAGCCGTCAATATTGGtatggaaataaaaatcctgAAGATGCTGCAGTCCGAACTGAAATTACTCATGTTTGGAATATAGTAAGTATTCaccattaattattgttagttatttaaatatcaacaaagtcattttttttagcctAATACAGGACTATCAAATCAAAATGCGgctcaaaaaataattgacagtGTAGCTTATCTTACTGAAGCTGTTACAAATGCATCTATTCAACCAAAAAAAGCATTAACATCTTGGGTAGCTGATCAAGTTGCGCCTACTTATTGGCGACCTAATAATGAAATACAAAATTGTCACCAATGTAAAGCATTATTTAGTCCTTTTGATACAAAACATCATTGTCGCTCATGCGGTGAAGGTTTTTGTGATAATTGTTCATCTAAAACAAAACCTGTGCCAGCAAGAAATTGGTTTACACCTGTACGTGTTTGTGACGATTGTTTCTCAAAAGATAATAATTCGAATGAAACTGCCGctgaaattattgaaagagaTGTTAGTGTTAGAAAAGTCAGTGAGCATGTTGTTTCAACTTTAAACGCATTTGGAACTGTATTGACTTAttcaaaatgtaaatatttgtacttaaatttaattttgtatatattatcatacaacaaatagtaataatacatattttatttagcgCTAATTAAAGACACCGTTCGACCAACATATTGGGTACCTGAttctgaattaattaattgttgtaTATGTGATAAACCATTTTCGGATATTTTACCATTTCATCACTGTAGAGATTGTGGTCGTGGTGTATGTCAAGATTGTTCACAACAT
The Microplitis mediator isolate UGA2020A chromosome 6, iyMicMedi2.1, whole genome shotgun sequence genome window above contains:
- the LOC130670162 gene encoding alpha-actinin, sarcomeric isoform X1 — encoded protein: MNDMEAYGDGYMEPEEEWEREGLLDPAWEKQQKKTFTAWCNSHLRKAGTSIDSIEDDFRNGLKLMLLLEVISGETLPRPDRGKMRFHKIANVNKALDYIASKGVKLVSIGAEEIVDGNLKMTLGMIWTIILRFAIQDISVEEMTAKEGLLLWCQRKTAPYKNVNVQNFHLSFKDGLAFCALIHRHRPDLIDYNRLSKDNPLENLNTAFDVAEKYLDIPRMLDPDDLINTPKPDERAIMTYVSCYYHAFQGAQQAETAANRICKVLKVNQENERLMEEYERLASDLLEWIRRTMPWLASRQTDNSLAGCQKKLEEYRTYRRKHKPPRVEQKAKLETNFNTLQTKLRLSNRPAYMPTEGKMVSDINKAWKGLELAEKAFEEWLLSEMMRLERLEHLAQKFKHKADAHEDWTTGKEEMLTSQHFRQCKLNELKALKKKHEAFESDLAAHQDRVEQIAAIAQELNTLEYHDSASVNSRCQRICDQWDRLGTLTQRRRQALDEAERILEKIDVLHLEFAKRAAPFNNWLDGTREDLVDMFIVHTMEEIQGLMDAHAAFKATLGEADKEYNSIVGLVREVESIVKQFQIPGGLENPYTTLTALDLTKKWSDVRQLVPQRDGTLQAELRKQQNNELLRRQFAEKANAVGPWIERQLDAVTAIGLGLQGTLEDQLHRLKEYEQAVYQYKAHLEELEKIHQAVQEGMIFENRYTQYTMETLRVGWEQLLTSINRNINEVENQILTRDSKGITQEQLNEFRSSFNHFDKNRTGRLAPEEFKSCLVSLGYSIGKDRQGDIDFQRILAIVDPNSSGYVQFDAFLDFMTRESTDTDTAEQVIDSFRILAGDKPYILADELRRELPPDQAEYCIQRMPPFKGPNAQPGALDYRSFSTALYGESDL
- the LOC130670162 gene encoding alpha-actinin, sarcomeric isoform X3; translation: MNDMEAYGDGYMEPEEEWEREGLLDPAWEKQQKKTFTAWCNSHLRKAGTSIDSIEDDFRNGLKLMLLLEVISGETLPRPDRGKMRFHKIANVNKALDYIASKGVKLVSIGAEEIVDGNLKMTLGMIWTIILRFAIQDISVEEMTAKEGLLLWCQRKTAPYKNVNVQNFHLSFKDGLAFCALIHRHRPDLIDYNRLSKDNPLENLNTAFDVAEKYLDIPRMLDPDDLINTPKPDERAIMTYVSCYYHAFQGAQQVNMRSTAMPDERAVMTYVSSYYHCFSGAQKAETAANRICKVLKVNQENERLMEEYERLASDLLEWIRRTMPWLASRQTDNSLAGCQKKLEEYRTYRRKHKPPRVEQKAKLETNFNTLQTKLRLSNRPAYMPTEGKMVSDINKAWKGLELAEKAFEEWLLSEMMRLERLEHLAQKFKHKADAHEDWTTGKEEMLTSQHFRQCKLNELKALKKKHEAFESDLAAHQDRVEQIAAIAQELNTLEYHDSASVNSRCQRICDQWDRLGTLTQRRRQALDEAERILEKIDVLHLEFAKRAAPFNNWLDGTREDLVDMFIVHTMEEIQGLMDAHAAFKATLGEADKEYNSIVGLVREVESIVKQFQIPGGLENPYTTLTALDLTKKWSDVRQLVPQRDGTLQAELRKQQNNELLRRQFAEKANAVGPWIERQLDAVTAIGLGLQGTLEDQLHRLKEYEQAVYQYKAHLEELEKIHQAVQEGMIFENRYTQYTMETLRVGWEQLLTSINRNINEVENQILTRDSKGITQEQLNEFRSSFNHFDKNRTGRLAPEEFKSCLVSLGYSIGKDRQGDIDFQRILAIVDPNSSGYVQFDAFLDFMTRESTDTDTAEQVIDSFRILAGDKPYILADELRRELPPDQAEYCIQRMPPFKGPNAQPGALDYRSFSTALYGESDL
- the LOC130670162 gene encoding alpha-actinin, sarcomeric isoform X2 — translated: MNDMEAYGDGYMEPEEEWEREGLLDPAWEKQQKKTFTAWCNSHLRKAGTSIDSIEDDFRNGLKLMLLLEVISGETLPRPDRGKMRFHKIANVNKALDYIASKGVKLVSIGAEEIVDGNLKMTLGMIWTIILRFAIQDISVEEMTAKEGLLLWCQRKTAPYKNVNVQNFHLSFKDGLAFCALIHRHRPDLIDYNRLSKDNPLENLNTAFDVAEKYLDIPRMLDPDDMRSTAMPDERAVMTYVSSYYHCFSGAQKAETAANRICKVLKVNQENERLMEEYERLASDLLEWIRRTMPWLASRQTDNSLAGCQKKLEEYRTYRRKHKPPRVEQKAKLETNFNTLQTKLRLSNRPAYMPTEGKMVSDINKAWKGLELAEKAFEEWLLSEMMRLERLEHLAQKFKHKADAHEDWTTGKEEMLTSQHFRQCKLNELKALKKKHEAFESDLAAHQDRVEQIAAIAQELNTLEYHDSASVNSRCQRICDQWDRLGTLTQRRRQALDEAERILEKIDVLHLEFAKRAAPFNNWLDGTREDLVDMFIVHTMEEIQGLMDAHAAFKATLGEADKEYNSIVGLVREVESIVKQFQIPGGLENPYTTLTALDLTKKWSDVRQLVPQRDGTLQAELRKQQNNELLRRQFAEKANAVGPWIERQLDAVTAIGLGLQGTLEDQLHRLKEYEQAVYQYKAHLEELEKIHQAVQEGMIFENRYTQYTMETLRVGWEQLLTSINRNINEVENQILTRDSKGITQEQLNEFRSSFNHFDKNRTGRLAPEEFKSCLVSLGYSIGKDRQGDIDFQRILAIVDPNSSGYVQFDAFLDFMTRESTDTDTAEQVIDSFRILAGDKPYILADELRRELPPDQAEYCIQRMPPFKGPNAQPGALDYRSFSTALYGESDL
- the LOC130670163 gene encoding zinc finger FYVE domain-containing protein 1-like, whose product is MSALEHYSRDQPSWKGCKTDSNSPAIMQSLDSLSTSNKDIYNLPYSCPSNYGDLSINGMSPLNETIDKNYSNFSEISNSFLLIDEKEYLKVTNLEEFIEKLGFTEKNLKIKVVSIFGNTGDGKSHTLNQTFFNGKEVFKTSSEQNSCTMGVWAAFDPRLGVICLDTEGLLGVTVHENERTRLLLKVLAVSDIVIYRTRSERLHMDLFTFLGAASRAYSLHFQSALQALSRREGTMNTSRTLGPSIILFHETRHTRILTNNTSESPEDILRNRFTQMRLEIDAFSSIKYIGVQTLNPPTNYNPLRIAIKNELYNTTVRSARKPHHVYNTLRILNDKFSGELENNLNHLFSDQYFTCQIRCRSCDCRCRNSMGHLREGIPHCSETRCRYQHQYENLVYICKKCHANGNEVIVTSRTLPQNDNSWYGLAKYAWSGYVIECPRCGEIYRSRQYWYGNKNPEDAAVRTEITHVWNIPNTGLSNQNAAQKIIDSVAYLTEAVTNASIQPKKALTSWVADQVAPTYWRPNNEIQNCHQCKALFSPFDTKHHCRSCGEGFCDNCSSKTKPVPARNWFTPVRVCDDCFSKDNNSNETAAEIIERDVSVRKVSEHVVSTLNAFGTVLTYSKSLIKDTVRPTYWVPDSELINCCICDKPFSDILPFHHCRDCGRGVCQDCSQHRKPVPRRGWDKPVRVCDSCVKSD